GCAGCCGTTCGACGTCGTCGTCGACCTGCGCCGCGCGACGGGCGCGACCGGTGAGCGGTACACGAGCGGCGCCGTCTCCAACCCGTACTGGATGCTCCGTCTGTGGATCGGCCCGGACGGACTGGTCCGCCGCTACGCCGAGCCGGCCGGCACCGTCGAGGCCGACCTCACGGGCTGGAACACGGACGTCGACATCGACCCTCCCGACGACTTCACCGAGCTCGACCCCCGCGCCTGACCCACCCCTCGTCGTCCCGTGCTCAGGTGCCCGGTCGACCGCGTGGTTCCTCCGACCCCGTGGTTCCTCCGGCTCCGACCGCCCGTTCCCGGAGCAACGACGGTCTCGGCGGGCAGGACGACGACGAACCCGCCATCCCTCCGGCTTCATGGGTCCGGACCCGGAGCAGACGCGGGGTCACGGCTGTCGACCGGCTCGGGGCGCCCGTCGGGATGCGGTTCGACTGGTCACGAGCGGCCGCTATGCTGTCGGGTGCCGACCGCGGCTCGGCGCCTCCGGGCGTCCGAGGACGGTTCGCGCGGGTGTAGTTCAATGGTAGAACTTCAGCTTCCCAAGCTGACAGCGCGGGTTCGATTCCCGTCACCCGCTCCATCGTTTCCGCAGGTCAGAGACTTGCGGACGCTGTGTCAGAGCTCGCTGGGGACCCTTCCGCTGGTCGGCTCGTTGCCACAACACCCTTGAGTTCGAGGCTGATTTCGCGCTGACGTGGCGACGGGAATGAGTACTATAGGTTTCACGTGAGTACTTCACGACTCACTTGGAGCCGATGATGGACGTCTCGAACCCGATCGCCGACGTGGTGCCGTCCGCCCACGGCCCCGTGCTTGCCGTGCTGGCGTCCACCTCGACACCGCTCACCGGCCGCGCGATCGCCGAGCTCACACGCCCGCGCGTCTCCCAGTCGCGCGCCGCGCGCATCCTCATCGAGCTCACCGGGTCCGGCCTCGTCGACCGGACCCCGGCAGGAGCCGCGTCACTCTTCTCCTTGAACCGCGAGCACGTCGCCGCATCGGCCGTCGAGGCGCTCACATCCCTGCGCCAGCGGCTGTGGAGCCGAATCAGCGAGCACGCAGACGGATGGCCCAAGCCCCCGGACGGCGTCGTCGTCTACGGGTCCGCCGCACGAGGCGATGGCGGCGGCGCCAGCGACATCGACCTCCTCGTCATCCGGCCCGCCGACGTGGACCCCGATGACGCCGACTGGCATGCGGCTGTCACGGACCTCGCCGCGCGCGTCACCCGCTGGTCTGGAAATCCGTGCGAGATCCTCGACCGCTCCGGTCAGGAGCTTCGGGCCATGGCCGCAGCGGGTGAGCGCCTCCTGAGCGAGATCCGGCGCGACGGGCGCGCGATCGTCGGGTCGATCTCACTGGTCCCTGCCCCGAAGGCAGCCTGAGGTGGGCGCCCGGGAGGACTCGCTCGGTCACCTGCGGAAGGCCCGCGAGTTCCTCGATGCTGCCGGCCTGGAGCTGGACCTGGAGCTCCATACAGCGGCGGCGTCATCGGCGGTGCTAGCCGGGATCAACGCCAAGGACGCGATCTGCCTCCAGATCACGGGTCGCACCGGCAAGTCCGAGGACCCACCGCTCCGCCGTGCCGGAGCTCGCCGCTGCCGGGCCCGCGGGCAAGGCACTGGAGTCAACTTTCCGCCGGCTCCTCGGGCTCAAGACCGCCGCGCAGTACCAAGCCGGGCCGATCAGTCGGACGGATGCCACGAAGGCCGTCGACTGGGCGACGCGCATGGTCGACGCCGCGCGGGACGTCACCGGCTCCTGACCGGCCCTCGGCCCGGTCAGACTCTCGGTCTGCACCGGCCCGTCCTCGTTCTCCGACACCCGACGCCAGGTCCCGTACCGTGACCGCGTGGACGACGACGAGGCCGACGAGCGGTACGACCGCCTGGTCGCGAACCTCGTCGCCGCTGCGGACCTCCTGACCCGCGTCGGTGAGTCGTACTGGGCGGCGTGGATGACTGAAGCGCACCGCCAGATCACCGCGCAGGACGCGCACGGACTCGAGCACCTGCTGCGCGCCTACGGCGGCATGGGCAGCTTCACCGAGATCGCCTCCGTCCTGCACCACAGGCACCTGCCTGACGACCTCGACACCTGCCACGCGGAGGCCGAGCTGAGCCGGCTCGGCTCGGCCCTGCACGACGACGCGGACGCCCTGCTCCGCCGCTTCGAGCACCACCGCTAGCTCCGCGCCGACGAGGTCGCGGTCGGTCGGGCGCAATCGTCGCGCGACCTAGAGACGGACCGCCTCGGCCGAGGCGGAGTCGGCGACGTGCGGGGCGAGGGCGCTCGCGGGTGCGACGTCGACGCGCTCGCTCAGCAGGGCCGAGACCTCGTCGGCGATCGCCCCCAGTGGGAGCAGGCCCCGGGTGTGGACGTCCAGGTCGACGAGCAGGTCGATGTCGGAGTCCGGGCCGTCCTCGCCGCGTGCGACGGAGCCGAAGACCCGGACGTTGGAGGCGCCGTGCCGGTGCGCGATGCGCGATGCGCCGCACGCGGTCCCGGTTCGCGCGCAGCTTCGCCATGCGCGGCGAGCGGACGTCGAGATGACGCGGCGACGACGTCGCTCCGATCTCCAGTCGCTGCCCCATCGCCGCGAGCAGGCGGTCCAGGGTCTCGACCGACGGCGAGGCGACCCCCGACTCGTAGCGCGAGATTGCGGGCTGCGACGTCCCGGCCCGTGCCGCGAGCGCGTCCTGGCTCAGCCCGGCCGCCTCCCGGCTCGTCCGGATCAACGTCGCTGCATCCACAGTCCCGCCATACCGCTAGAGGTATACCCGCCACGGGTGACAGTCGCGGATCTCTCGTGGGGTCGTGCGTTTCTCGCCAAGTCGTGCAGAGGAACGCGCGACTTGCCGAGAAACGCACGACTTCGCCGGGGGCGGGGGCGGGCGGGGGCGGGTGGGTGAATCGTGGTGGGAGGGGGGCGCGGTGACGGGTGGGTGACGGTGTGGTGGCGGTCGGTGCGTGCCATGGCTGTGGCGGCACGACGACGTGAGCACAGCCGAGGAGCAGGGGAGCACCGTCATGGCACGCGAGAACCAGGGGATCCGGGTCTCCATGAAGCCCCAGGCGCCGGGGACGGGCCCGACACCGGGCCGCGACCCGAACGAGCCCGGCGGCACGCGCGACGGAGCCTCGACGGACCCGGGCCGGATCCCCGTGCAGAGCCTCGACCTCGAGGACCTCGGCCTGCAGGTCGACATCGACCTCGAGCAGGTCAAGTCGGTCCTCGAGGACCGGCTCAAGGCGACCGCGCAGATCTTCTCCACGCTCGACGTGGTGAAGAAGGACCTCGACGTCTTCCTCCCGAAGGTCCCCGAGCAGCTGCCCGCGGCGGTGTACGGGCGGTTCGTGAACCCGGACGGGTCGCCGGCGGCGCTGGTCGCGGTGACGGCGCTCGCGCCGCAGGGGCCGTCGTCGTCGCCGGACGGCTCGTCGTACGACGTCAAGCTGCCGTGGTCGAACCCGGAGACGCGCACCGACTCGCGCGGCGCGTTCAAGATCGTGCTGCCGCCGCGTCCGCTGCCCGACGACGGGCTGCGGCTGCTGGTGCGCGGCGGGAACCGGATCGTGGAGTACGGGCTGCGGCGCTCGGACCTGGTCGCAGGCGCGGGGAACGTGGGGCTGCTGCCGCTGGACGAGATCGTCACGCCGCTGCCGCGCAGCGTCGTCTCCCAGCTCGGGGACGTGGTGCTGCCGACGAGCGAGGACGACGTGCTCGCGGACCCGGGCGAGTTCGCGGAGCCGGTGCCGGCGTTCACGCTCGGGCAGGGCGAGTGCGGGCAGTCGTTCCGCTCGAACGCGGGGGTCGTGGACCGGTTCCGGTACTCGATGCTGGTGCGGCTGGTCGCGCCGCAGCTGTCGAACCGGCGGCTCGCGTCGCGGTTCGGGCGCGGCGACAGGTTCGCGTCGCTGTCGGCGAGCACCGTCGGGCTGGGCCGCTACCTGGGTGCGGGCCAGATCGCGGAGGCGATGGGCGAGCTGGGCTCGTGGGAGATCGTCGAGCGGGTGCCGATCGAGCAGCCGATCGACGTGCAGTCGTTCCTGGACCGCGTGGAGACGGACCCGCGGTCGGTGCCGAAGGCCGCGAGCCTCGGCATGGGCTACATCGTCAAGATGCACCAGACGTGGATCCCGCAGGGTCTGTCGCTGGGCGACCTGGTGTACTCGCTGCCGCTCGCGCCGGGTGAGCAGCAGCGCATCGCGATCTCGGAGGAGACCGAGACGCTGTCGGTGCGGGACCTGGAGTCCATGACGGCCGACGAGCAGCAGTCGTACAACGAGCGCGCGGACTCCTCGACGAACGCGGTGTTCCAGTCGGCGTTCGACGAGTCGGCGAGCGGCGGGTCGCGCATGAAGGTCCGCACCGAGGCGGGCAGCTTCGGCGGCGGGCTGGGCATCGGCGCGATGTTCTCCGGCGTGGTCGCCGGCCTCGGCCTGGCGGGCGGGTACTCGGACTCGACGACGACGGGCTCGTCGTCGTCGTGGCAGACCGCGAGCCGCGACTACGTGTCGAACGCGTCGCAGGACTTCCACTCGAGCCTCGCGCGGCAGGCGGCGGCCCGACGACGCTCGTCGCGCACGTCCGTGCGGCTGGCGAGCTCGAGCGAGAGCCGCCAGGTGGTCACGAAGGTCATCACGAACCACAACCACAACCACGCGCTCACGATGATGTACTGGAGCGCGCTGCGGCACTTCGCGGTGTCCAGCCAGGTCGACGACGTGCAGCTCATGGCGTTCGTGCCGCTCGAGCTCGTGCAGTTCCTGCCGACGTTCCAGCCGCGCACGCTGCCGACGGGCGAGTACACGCGCGCGCAGCTCATGGCGCGGTACGACGCGCTGCTGCGCCACCACGACGTCATCGAGCCGCGCGTGCGGTTCAAGCCGGAGCTGACGCGCGGCCTGAAGGTGCTGCGCTCGCTCGCGGGCAACCCGACGATGACGGTCCAGGCGTCGTCGGGCAGCGCGGTGGACATCGTCAACCTCACGGTCACGGGCACGTTCCTGCCGTTCGAGGACGTGTACGTCACGGCGGTCTCGTCGACGGGCGCACGCGTGGGGCCGGTGAAGATGTCCGCCGCGAGCGCGAGCGTCACGACGGGGCTCCCGACGAAGGCCGCGCTGCTGCAGCACCTGCGCGACCGCCGCGCGGGCTCGTTCGAGACCCGCACCGCGGCGCTCACGCTGCCCGACCACATCGCGCGCAGCGAGCTGTCGCGGTTCGAGTTCTCGCGCACGTGGCGCACGTTCAGCTACAAGACCGACCCGCTCGCGGGTGTCGACCTGGGCGCGCTGTCGAACATCTTCGACATCCTGCGCAGCCTCGACGTGACGATGGCGGCCGACGAGCTCGAGCGTGAGCTGGGCGGTCCGGTCGTGTTCGACCCGACCGCGGTGATCGGCCCGCTCGACGTGATCGAGGCGTACAACGGCGCGGGAGGCACGGAGCGCATGCCCGTCGTCATGCCCGTCGCGGCGAAGCGTCTGCCGCCCGAGCTGTCGTTCGCGGACGTGCTGCGCATCGAGGGTCTGCTGCAGCACGTCGTGCAGAACACCGTCGCGTACTCGAAGGCCGTGTGGCAGTCCCTCACGCCCGAGGAGCGCGCCATCATGCTCGAGCAGTACACGATCGGCGTGCCGACGGGCGGCATCCCGGACGCGTCGCAGCAGGTCCCGCTGCTGAACTGCGTGGCGAACGAGGTCGTCGGGTACTTCGGCAACGCGGCGCTCATGCCGTTCTTCATCCCGGCGCCGCTGGCCGAGAAGGTCGGCTTCACGTCCCGGGACATCCAGGAGGCGCTGCTCAAGTTCCACCGGCAGGCGTTCGCGCCGCCGCAGTCGTCGATCACGCTGCCGGCGCGCGGCGTGCTGGGCGAGGCGGTCCTGGGCTCGTG
The sequence above is a segment of the Cellulomonas palmilytica genome. Coding sequences within it:
- a CDS encoding DUF6966 domain-containing protein, with protein sequence MDDDEADERYDRLVANLVAAADLLTRVGESYWAAWMTEAHRQITAQDAHGLEHLLRAYGGMGSFTEIASVLHHRHLPDDLDTCHAEAELSRLGSALHDDADALLRRFEHHR
- a CDS encoding nucleotidyltransferase domain-containing protein, which translates into the protein MDVSNPIADVVPSAHGPVLAVLASTSTPLTGRAIAELTRPRVSQSRAARILIELTGSGLVDRTPAGAASLFSLNREHVAASAVEALTSLRQRLWSRISEHADGWPKPPDGVVVYGSAARGDGGGASDIDLLVIRPADVDPDDADWHAAVTDLAARVTRWSGNPCEILDRSGQELRAMAAAGERLLSEIRRDGRAIVGSISLVPAPKAA
- a CDS encoding nucleotidyltransferase family protein gives rise to the protein MSTSARRAWRSCARTGTACGASRIAHRHGASNVRVFGSVARGEDGPDSDIDLLVDLDVHTRGLLPLGAIADEVSALLSERVDVAPASALAPHVADSASAEAVRL